A DNA window from Haloferax volcanii DS2 contains the following coding sequences:
- a CDS encoding response regulator transcription factor yields the protein MSVNIRIRDGYAASMPAEILAADDDEDIREMMDVSLSEEFDVETVKDGREAWEYLEESPDSLPKAVILDVMMPEMDGFSVLDRIRENDGMQDMPVIMLTSRSREEDIVRALEAGADDFLAKPFNKSELYGRVQQTLQ from the coding sequence ATGTCGGTCAATATAAGAATACGGGACGGATACGCTGCTAGTATGCCTGCGGAAATTCTGGCTGCCGACGACGACGAAGACATCAGAGAGATGATGGATGTTAGTCTTAGTGAGGAGTTCGATGTGGAGACTGTAAAAGATGGTCGGGAGGCATGGGAGTACTTAGAAGAGTCCCCGGATTCATTACCGAAAGCGGTCATTCTCGACGTCATGATGCCAGAGATGGACGGGTTTTCGGTTCTGGACCGTATCCGGGAGAACGACGGGATGCAGGATATGCCGGTTATTATGCTGACATCTCGGAGTCGGGAGGAGGACATCGTTCGAGCGCTCGAGGCAGGCGCGGACGATTTCCTGGCGAAGCCCTTCAATAAATCCGAACTGTACGGACGTGTACAGCAAACTCTCCAGTAA
- a CDS encoding ISH3 family transposase: MSKQPQQADDEIHEDQLLNFLVNSLDEEVALSLAENAELDAEDIYEVLVGACADGTSVSTLCERSEDEPHENSVLYHLRTKFDLETLEQVGNMLLQKDVLDVLPQQVEVCADLHLRPYYGDEDDTDGLYHSQAKRGTTAFHAYATLYARVKNKRYTLAVRRLEDGDTASSVLAEFLGILDGLDLGVKAVYLDREFYDSKCLTLLQAHNHAYVMPIVRWGRTIKRELSEGWSRVIQHSLTAKLDGHSWTVEFPVYIDCTYQNGRYDEHGVARHGYAADAPFIDSPRDARYHYAKRFGIEASYRLSEQSIATTSTQNPVVRLLYVVVSLLLQNVWRYLHWECVATPRRGGRRLWEWSFKEFINMVRRAAWTALAVRRAVPANRPPDDRFHR; this comes from the coding sequence GTGTCCAAGCAACCACAGCAAGCAGACGATGAAATCCACGAGGACCAGCTCCTTAACTTCCTCGTCAACTCTCTTGACGAGGAAGTTGCTCTCTCACTCGCTGAAAACGCTGAACTCGATGCTGAAGACATCTACGAGGTCCTCGTCGGCGCCTGCGCCGACGGGACCTCGGTCTCAACGCTCTGTGAGAGAAGCGAAGATGAACCACACGAAAATTCCGTTCTCTACCATCTCCGCACTAAATTCGATCTAGAAACGCTCGAACAGGTTGGCAACATGCTCCTCCAGAAAGACGTTCTCGACGTCCTTCCCCAGCAGGTGGAGGTCTGCGCAGACCTCCACCTGCGGCCCTACTACGGCGACGAAGACGATACAGACGGCCTGTATCACTCACAAGCGAAGCGTGGAACCACCGCGTTTCACGCGTACGCGACACTGTACGCACGCGTGAAGAACAAACGCTACACGCTGGCGGTGCGCCGTCTCGAAGACGGCGACACCGCCAGCAGTGTCCTCGCAGAGTTCCTCGGTATTCTCGACGGCCTTGACCTCGGTGTCAAGGCCGTCTATCTTGACCGCGAATTCTACGACAGCAAGTGTTTGACGCTGCTTCAGGCGCACAACCACGCCTACGTCATGCCGATCGTCCGCTGGGGACGGACGATCAAGCGAGAACTCTCAGAAGGGTGGAGTCGCGTGATTCAGCACAGTCTGACAGCGAAACTCGACGGTCACAGCTGGACCGTCGAGTTTCCCGTCTACATCGACTGTACCTACCAGAACGGACGGTACGACGAACATGGGGTGGCGCGTCACGGCTACGCCGCTGACGCGCCGTTCATCGACTCACCACGGGACGCTCGATACCACTACGCGAAACGCTTCGGTATCGAGGCAAGCTATCGACTCTCCGAGCAAAGTATCGCGACGACCTCGACACAAAATCCGGTCGTACGGCTGTTGTACGTCGTGGTGAGCCTGCTGTTACAGAACGTCTGGCGGTATTTGCACTGGGAGTGCGTGGCGACGCCCCGCCGTGGGGGGCGTCGCCTCTGGGAGTGGTCGTTCAAGGAGTTCATCAATATGGTCCGTCGAGCAGCGTGGACGGCCCTCGCGGTGCGTCGGGCCGTCCCCGCGAACCGACCACCAGACGACCGGTTCCACCGGTAA
- a CDS encoding helix-turn-helix domain-containing protein: MLREVLGEVISAPAMGVVAHASAVIDVDTKSTRFIKQSEPRRSDLRTFGDLVRRLPLTMTLVVECRLVSERLPLTDVAAAVPDVTLRVENTLTSARSRPVLIFWADGGRLDSVDAALRDASVATHSVLGSTVDRRLYRVELSERPPAIYTEFIRLDTAPISATITPSGWDVRTRLSDRATLAEFNKDCEENGITFRLDRVVDVAPSDSNEYGLTAKQRETLLAAHEAGYFSVPRTTSLAELGAELGVTAPSVSERLRRAQDRLVRHTVASDKKTS; the protein is encoded by the coding sequence GTGCTTCGTGAGGTACTTGGAGAGGTTATCTCTGCGCCGGCGATGGGTGTCGTCGCACACGCGTCGGCGGTGATCGATGTCGACACGAAGTCAACGCGGTTCATCAAACAGAGCGAGCCGAGACGTTCTGACCTCAGGACTTTTGGGGACCTCGTCCGTCGTCTTCCACTGACCATGACCCTCGTCGTCGAGTGTCGTCTCGTCTCGGAGCGGTTGCCGCTGACCGACGTCGCCGCCGCCGTACCGGACGTGACCCTCCGGGTAGAGAACACGCTGACGTCCGCGCGGAGCCGACCGGTGCTTATCTTCTGGGCTGATGGCGGCCGGTTGGACTCGGTCGACGCGGCGTTACGGGACGCGTCGGTGGCGACTCACAGCGTGCTCGGGTCGACCGTGGACCGCCGTCTCTATCGCGTCGAACTCTCGGAGCGGCCGCCGGCCATCTACACGGAGTTTATCCGGCTGGACACCGCCCCCATTTCAGCGACGATAACCCCGAGCGGATGGGACGTGCGGACGCGGCTCTCCGACCGAGCGACGCTCGCCGAGTTCAACAAGGACTGCGAAGAGAACGGTATCACGTTCCGACTCGACCGCGTCGTCGACGTCGCCCCCTCGGACAGCAACGAGTACGGACTCACCGCGAAACAGCGCGAAACGCTGCTCGCCGCCCACGAGGCGGGTTACTTCTCCGTTCCGCGAACGACTTCGCTGGCGGAGTTGGGGGCCGAACTCGGCGTCACCGCCCCGTCCGTCTCCGAGCGACTCCGGCGGGCACAAGACCGACTCGTCCGGCACACTGTCGCCTCAGATAAAAAGACGTCTTAA
- a CDS encoding poly-gamma-glutamate biosynthesis protein PgsC/CapC, translating to MWVATLVAVIGLLSVGAITQFTGYRMGGSITIPVLAVYSLKNFVMLPVFVLSAAAAYVGLWILRRRTLIFGRDELIAAIVIGTAVPVVTLYFVLQLGLEVGVVAFLGSILPGLAAYNYHRIKPEYRRNDLLASVGLFVTLTALGWVLVSNGFAREFGTLTPPVLFSSTADVAIYKGVAVPIDPESVILSREIVAGLFAGGLVLSERLRGRFGVRVGIIGAVLLAIFALASYWLVLLYVLLLALSFGFIQLSNYLTLRYGRVLLGVTVAVAIFAAVSLTFVVPIERGLSAFFTAILAGIGAYNAHASAPFERRLVVPLQIVVFVPALIVARLFSAPQPRGFPQELTVPVLGIAAVLWVAALGVAYWYTVSPPGEDEVLSASVLSEGGET from the coding sequence ATGTGGGTGGCCACACTAGTCGCCGTGATCGGTCTCTTGAGCGTCGGGGCTATCACTCAGTTCACCGGGTATCGTATGGGAGGGTCAATCACCATTCCCGTTCTTGCTGTATACTCTTTGAAGAACTTCGTCATGCTCCCCGTTTTTGTGTTGAGCGCGGCAGCCGCGTACGTTGGCCTATGGATCCTCCGTCGTCGAACGTTGATATTTGGTCGTGACGAGCTCATTGCAGCGATAGTCATCGGCACAGCCGTTCCAGTAGTCACGCTCTATTTTGTTCTGCAATTAGGACTTGAGGTGGGAGTGGTCGCGTTTCTGGGAAGTATTCTCCCTGGACTCGCAGCGTACAATTACCATCGAATCAAGCCGGAGTATCGCCGAAACGACCTCTTGGCGAGTGTCGGGTTGTTCGTTACCCTCACTGCGCTCGGTTGGGTGCTGGTTTCGAATGGATTTGCGCGTGAATTTGGTACGCTGACGCCCCCAGTCCTCTTCTCTTCGACGGCAGATGTCGCTATCTACAAAGGTGTTGCAGTGCCCATCGACCCCGAATCCGTCATCCTCTCTCGAGAGATTGTGGCCGGACTGTTCGCTGGTGGGCTAGTTCTATCTGAACGGCTCCGGGGCCGGTTCGGTGTTCGGGTCGGAATCATTGGTGCGGTCCTCCTCGCGATTTTCGCGCTAGCGAGCTATTGGCTTGTACTCCTGTACGTGCTTTTGCTTGCGCTATCGTTTGGCTTCATCCAGCTGTCGAACTACCTCACACTCCGGTACGGACGAGTGCTTCTTGGAGTGACTGTCGCAGTCGCGATCTTCGCCGCAGTATCGCTGACGTTTGTCGTACCAATCGAGCGAGGGCTATCGGCGTTCTTTACTGCGATTTTGGCAGGTATTGGGGCGTACAACGCGCATGCGTCGGCACCATTCGAGCGCCGCCTCGTCGTCCCGCTTCAGATCGTGGTCTTTGTCCCCGCTTTGATCGTCGCTCGACTGTTCAGTGCTCCCCAACCTCGTGGGTTTCCACAAGAGCTGACGGTGCCTGTCCTGGGGATTGCAGCGGTTCTCTGGGTGGCTGCCCTGGGTGTCGCGTACTGGTATACTGTGTCACCCCCGGGTGAAGATGAGGTTCTCTCTGCGTCGGTTCTCTCTGAAGGGGGTGAAACATGA
- a CDS encoding aminotransferase class V-fold PLP-dependent enzyme, with translation MADWNADFGPFDGHTWLNCAHQGPLPKRAVEAVDDAVTLKRAPHRLPEQAFREVPAGVKRALGTLINASPDEIILGNSFSYGLHLLIHGLEWNEGDEVILVEGDFPATILPWHLLESQGVQLRFVDAECSTPLTQQLAETATPRTRAFCTTWVDSFTGRRLDIDEIGTVCHEHDVLFVLNGSQGVGARPIDVSRTPVDVLISCGYKWLCGPYGTGFTWLTPEVLDAIGPVNAYWLSMQAGTTLDEMQNLSLDTELGASGYDVFGTANFNNFMPWTAAVEYLTGIGIEQISAHGERLVGQLIEGAESSSFEVVTPEDPQRHANIVVLSHSSESVARETHRALADAGIHTALREGNIRVSPHVYNTHAEIDGLVERLPK, from the coding sequence ATGGCGGATTGGAATGCGGATTTCGGGCCGTTCGATGGACATACTTGGCTGAACTGCGCCCATCAAGGGCCCTTACCGAAGCGAGCCGTCGAGGCGGTTGACGATGCGGTTACATTGAAACGAGCGCCCCATCGGCTCCCAGAACAGGCCTTTCGCGAGGTACCAGCCGGGGTCAAACGGGCACTCGGGACACTCATCAACGCCTCTCCCGACGAAATTATCCTCGGAAACAGCTTCTCGTACGGGCTGCACCTGCTGATTCACGGGCTTGAGTGGAACGAAGGTGATGAAGTAATCCTCGTCGAGGGTGATTTCCCGGCGACAATTCTCCCGTGGCATCTGCTCGAATCCCAGGGGGTCCAACTGCGGTTCGTCGATGCCGAGTGTTCGACACCCTTGACACAGCAGCTCGCCGAGACAGCGACCCCGCGGACGCGCGCCTTCTGTACGACGTGGGTGGACTCGTTCACTGGGCGGCGGCTCGATATCGACGAGATCGGAACCGTCTGTCACGAACACGACGTGCTCTTCGTGCTAAACGGCTCGCAGGGCGTTGGGGCGCGGCCGATTGACGTATCGCGAACACCGGTCGATGTGCTCATCAGTTGTGGCTACAAGTGGCTCTGCGGACCGTACGGCACGGGCTTTACGTGGCTCACACCGGAGGTCCTCGATGCGATTGGTCCAGTGAACGCTTATTGGTTATCGATGCAAGCCGGAACGACGCTGGACGAAATGCAGAATCTGTCGCTTGATACGGAACTCGGTGCGTCCGGATACGACGTCTTTGGAACGGCGAACTTCAACAACTTCATGCCCTGGACTGCGGCGGTCGAGTATTTGACCGGAATCGGCATCGAGCAGATCAGCGCTCATGGCGAGCGACTCGTCGGTCAGCTCATCGAGGGGGCTGAATCGAGTTCGTTCGAGGTTGTAACGCCGGAAGACCCTCAACGGCACGCCAACATCGTCGTACTCAGCCATTCGTCGGAAAGCGTGGCCCGTGAAACCCATCGAGCGCTTGCGGATGCTGGCATCCATACAGCCTTGCGCGAAGGGAATATTCGTGTCAGTCCTCACGTGTACAACACGCACGCCGAAATCGATGGGCTGGTCGAGCGACTGCCGAAATAA
- the nikR gene encoding nickel-responsive transcriptional regulator NikR, with protein MSVVSVSMPEELLNRIDQFADDHGYTGRSEVIREASRNLLGEFEDKKLEDRELMGVVTVVFDYETTSVEEKMMHLRHEHEDIVASNFHSHVGGHHCMELFVLEGSLEEISTFVGKIRATKDTLTIDYSVLPVDDFGPLADMN; from the coding sequence ATGAGCGTGGTCAGCGTCTCGATGCCGGAGGAATTGCTTAATCGAATCGACCAGTTCGCGGACGACCACGGCTATACTGGTCGCAGTGAAGTAATTCGCGAGGCGAGCCGAAACCTTCTCGGTGAGTTCGAGGACAAGAAACTCGAAGACCGAGAGTTAATGGGCGTCGTTACAGTCGTTTTCGATTACGAAACGACAAGTGTCGAGGAGAAAATGATGCACCTCCGCCACGAGCACGAGGACATCGTCGCATCGAACTTCCATAGCCACGTCGGCGGCCATCATTGCATGGAACTGTTCGTGTTGGAAGGGTCGCTCGAAGAAATCTCGACGTTCGTCGGAAAGATTCGGGCGACGAAGGACACGCTCACAATCGACTACTCAGTACTCCCCGTCGACGACTTCGGCCCGCTGGCCGACATGAACTAA
- a CDS encoding ABC transporter substrate-binding protein — MESYSVTMAPAGTIELDEVPKSVFTVLVHHADMVVALGHGDALNAMYSPSNFEGNYDKLLERLNGVSVDWSNLYNSWNPDKETLYELDSDLHLADPAYVSTMDAWDTADVEEVQTEIAPWFGNSLSRNHSEPPADWADQYQYYSLWDIFGKVAQVFREQERYEALSDVKTTLDSTISSSLPASDNRPQTARIMTTPELDTIWTFHMNGPGFIRSHTRPFGVPDALSDVEESSTIDLETLVETDPEVILVENAFARSDDWRAVKNEFHNDPVAGEISAVKNDQVYPLSARYGGPIMNLFQLEMVSKQLYPEQFGEWPDYDGGPYPDFSKEEQLFDREQVANIINGDF; from the coding sequence GTGGAGAGTTATTCGGTGACGATGGCACCAGCCGGTACTATCGAACTCGACGAGGTTCCCAAGAGCGTATTCACCGTTCTCGTTCACCACGCAGACATGGTCGTCGCTCTCGGTCACGGTGATGCCCTCAATGCGATGTACAGCCCGTCCAACTTCGAGGGCAATTACGACAAGCTTCTCGAACGGCTCAATGGAGTCTCGGTCGATTGGTCGAATCTCTACAACTCGTGGAATCCGGACAAGGAAACCCTGTACGAACTCGACAGTGACCTCCACCTAGCCGACCCGGCATACGTCTCGACAATGGATGCGTGGGACACCGCGGATGTCGAGGAAGTCCAAACGGAAATCGCCCCTTGGTTCGGGAACTCCCTCAGTCGGAACCACAGCGAACCGCCGGCAGACTGGGCAGACCAGTACCAGTATTATTCCCTCTGGGATATTTTCGGCAAAGTAGCGCAAGTCTTCCGAGAACAGGAGCGGTACGAAGCGCTCTCCGACGTCAAAACCACTCTCGACTCGACAATCTCGTCGAGTCTCCCAGCAAGCGATAACCGGCCGCAAACGGCGCGAATCATGACGACTCCGGAGCTGGATACCATCTGGACCTTCCACATGAACGGCCCGGGATTCATTCGGTCGCACACGCGTCCGTTCGGCGTCCCCGACGCACTCTCGGATGTGGAAGAGAGCAGCACGATTGACCTGGAGACCCTCGTCGAGACCGATCCGGAAGTCATCCTCGTCGAAAACGCGTTTGCCAGGAGCGACGATTGGCGAGCAGTAAAAAACGAGTTCCACAACGACCCGGTTGCGGGAGAAATTTCGGCAGTGAAAAACGACCAGGTGTATCCGCTTAGCGCCCGGTACGGCGGCCCAATAATGAACCTCTTCCAGTTAGAGATGGTCTCCAAACAGCTGTATCCGGAGCAGTTCGGTGAGTGGCCTGATTACGACGGTGGTCCGTATCCCGACTTTTCCAAGGAGGAACAACTGTTCGACCGCGAACAGGTCGCGAATATCATCAACGGCGACTTCTAA
- a CDS encoding oleate hydratase, with the protein MTDTVGTEADAAERDAYFVGGGIASLAGAAFLLRDTEIPGENVHVLEKRQVFGGALDGRGTPEEGYVLPGGRMFNFPTYECTWNLFRSIPSLEDPDTTIKGEMDEFNEKHETYAEARLVGADQEILDVSSYGFETQHRLSLLRLLLTPEERLGETRIEEWFDETFFDTTFWYLWATTFAFQPWHSAAEMRRYMQRFTREFPRLHTLSGVSRTKYNQYDSVVRPLRRWLEARGVDFLGGHTVTDLDIVPARAGKTVETIRYEDQDGSAGTIAVEPTDVVFVTNGSMTDALSLGSMTEVPDLHDSGTSFELWKALADDFPEFGRPSVFADHVPESMWESFTLTLREPDFLEHVVEVTREEPGNALVTFTESNWLLSIVTAVQPHFANQPDDVKVIWGYGLFPEERGNHVNKKMEDCTGEEILAELYHHLGYTDRLEELRETATCIPCMMPFITSQFMPRTPGDRPEVVPAGSNNLAFLGQFAEVPDDVVFTVEYSVRSALMAVHELFDAEGDVPPVSTHQYEPDVLLDTVRAAFR; encoded by the coding sequence GTGACCGATACGGTCGGCACCGAAGCGGACGCGGCCGAACGCGACGCCTACTTCGTCGGCGGCGGCATCGCGTCTCTCGCCGGGGCCGCGTTCCTCCTTCGAGACACCGAGATACCCGGCGAGAACGTTCACGTGCTGGAAAAGCGGCAGGTGTTCGGCGGCGCGCTCGACGGGCGCGGAACCCCCGAGGAGGGCTACGTCCTACCCGGCGGCCGCATGTTCAACTTTCCGACCTACGAGTGTACGTGGAACCTCTTCCGGTCGATTCCGTCGCTCGAAGACCCCGACACGACCATCAAGGGGGAGATGGACGAGTTCAACGAGAAACACGAGACGTACGCCGAGGCCCGACTCGTCGGCGCGGACCAAGAGATACTCGACGTCTCCTCCTACGGGTTCGAGACGCAACACCGTCTATCGCTGCTCCGCCTCCTTCTCACTCCCGAGGAGAGGCTCGGTGAGACACGCATCGAGGAGTGGTTCGACGAGACCTTCTTCGACACCACGTTTTGGTATCTGTGGGCGACGACGTTCGCCTTCCAGCCGTGGCACAGCGCGGCGGAGATGCGCCGGTACATGCAGCGGTTCACACGGGAATTTCCCCGACTCCACACGCTGAGCGGCGTGTCGCGGACGAAGTACAACCAGTACGACTCCGTAGTACGACCGCTCCGCCGTTGGCTGGAGGCACGCGGCGTCGATTTCTTGGGTGGCCACACCGTCACCGACCTCGATATCGTCCCGGCCCGCGCGGGCAAGACGGTCGAAACCATCCGTTACGAGGACCAAGACGGCTCCGCCGGCACTATCGCCGTCGAGCCGACCGACGTCGTCTTCGTGACGAATGGGTCGATGACGGACGCGCTGAGCCTCGGGTCGATGACCGAGGTCCCCGACCTGCACGACAGCGGCACCTCGTTCGAACTCTGGAAGGCACTCGCGGACGACTTCCCCGAGTTCGGGAGGCCTTCGGTGTTCGCCGACCACGTGCCCGAGTCGATGTGGGAGTCGTTCACGCTCACACTCCGCGAGCCGGACTTCCTCGAACACGTCGTGGAGGTCACCCGCGAAGAGCCGGGGAACGCGCTCGTGACGTTCACGGAGTCGAACTGGCTGCTCTCCATCGTCACCGCCGTCCAGCCCCACTTCGCGAACCAGCCGGATGACGTGAAGGTCATCTGGGGGTACGGCCTCTTCCCGGAAGAACGCGGGAATCACGTGAACAAGAAGATGGAGGACTGTACGGGCGAGGAGATTCTGGCGGAGCTCTATCACCACCTCGGCTACACCGACCGTCTCGAAGAGCTCCGCGAGACGGCCACCTGTATCCCCTGTATGATGCCGTTCATCACGAGTCAGTTCATGCCGCGGACGCCCGGTGACCGCCCCGAGGTCGTCCCTGCGGGATCGAACAATCTCGCGTTCCTCGGCCAGTTCGCCGAGGTTCCCGACGACGTGGTGTTCACCGTCGAGTACTCGGTTCGCTCGGCACTGATGGCGGTTCACGAACTGTTCGACGCCGAGGGCGATGTGCCGCCGGTGAGCACCCATCAGTACGAGCCCGACGTGCTTCTCGACACGGTACGGGCCGCTTTCAGATAG
- a CDS encoding folylpolyglutamate synthase/dihydrofolate synthase family protein gives MSRTAFEIYGRGFGWSWRLRGPAEVLATGSRHYDTSRAARDAIDIVRAAVAELSGNEESFPDTDVDAPDIIVEQEATPSGELPEERNNWVWRLQTANGVLGHSADRFPTEMAAQSAADQFLDYAAGALPMFLVGAEYEWKTGPKPIEVGSSSLTGLVSEATRGIRHRKVLDQIDTQIVVSGTRGKSSTTQRLDDVFNRRGYDTLTKITGNHPLLIHNGEVHPIERRGPRTTLYENISLIAEFVPELDAYEPDDIAIFENQGITEYTTRLFNQRLTNPDIIVLTNVRQDHTDTLGKTRTDLARSFARSVPAGTHVVSGEQHPVLHEYMQKEIERRGGTIEQVDIPDEHEGLIGSETIHAVNAVLDVVGEPSLPAEEIESFLSAIQPTWIELEDGLIFNAAEVNDVESTEMVRRVLVDDECITPFVYLRRDRRGRTASFAQYIELLFERELIDEAHIGGANTRAFAENVDVPTKCHSQNADPEQVLTELFTDGRPVILMGNTVDGFMREMQASIEQRVKEKRQAASASEAVDISEQGSAEATKPKDHE, from the coding sequence ATGAGTCGGACTGCCTTCGAGATCTACGGCCGTGGGTTCGGGTGGTCGTGGCGTCTTAGGGGCCCAGCGGAGGTACTAGCAACCGGCAGCCGCCACTACGACACATCCCGAGCAGCACGCGATGCAATTGACATTGTTCGCGCCGCTGTTGCAGAACTATCGGGGAACGAAGAGTCCTTCCCAGACACCGATGTCGACGCGCCCGACATAATCGTCGAACAAGAGGCCACACCGTCAGGAGAGCTTCCGGAGGAACGAAACAACTGGGTCTGGCGGCTCCAAACTGCAAACGGGGTACTGGGACATAGTGCCGATCGCTTCCCGACGGAAATGGCAGCACAGTCCGCGGCGGACCAGTTCCTCGACTATGCGGCGGGGGCGCTGCCGATGTTCTTGGTTGGGGCAGAGTACGAGTGGAAGACTGGCCCGAAGCCAATCGAAGTCGGCTCGTCGAGTTTAACAGGGCTGGTTAGTGAAGCAACGAGAGGTATTCGACATCGTAAGGTCCTCGATCAGATCGATACCCAGATTGTCGTCTCGGGGACTCGCGGTAAGTCCTCAACCACCCAACGGCTCGACGACGTCTTCAACCGCCGAGGGTACGACACGCTCACGAAGATCACCGGCAACCATCCACTACTGATCCACAACGGCGAGGTCCATCCTATCGAACGACGGGGGCCTCGAACGACGCTCTACGAGAATATCAGTCTCATCGCTGAGTTCGTCCCCGAACTCGATGCGTACGAGCCAGACGACATCGCTATCTTCGAGAATCAGGGGATTACAGAGTATACGACCCGGCTGTTCAATCAGCGTCTGACCAACCCGGACATCATCGTGTTGACAAACGTCCGTCAGGACCACACAGATACCCTTGGAAAGACCAGGACAGACCTTGCACGTTCGTTTGCGCGGTCGGTCCCAGCGGGAACACACGTTGTGAGCGGCGAGCAACACCCGGTGTTGCACGAATATATGCAAAAAGAGATCGAACGCCGCGGAGGGACTATCGAGCAGGTTGATATTCCCGACGAACACGAAGGGCTAATCGGTTCTGAAACGATCCACGCAGTCAATGCGGTGTTAGATGTTGTTGGCGAACCGTCACTTCCAGCCGAGGAGATCGAATCGTTCCTCAGTGCGATCCAACCAACGTGGATAGAACTTGAAGACGGACTCATCTTCAACGCTGCCGAGGTGAACGACGTCGAAAGTACTGAGATGGTTCGACGGGTGCTCGTCGATGACGAATGTATCACCCCGTTCGTGTACCTCCGAAGAGACCGGCGGGGGCGTACAGCGTCATTTGCTCAATATATCGAGTTGCTATTCGAGCGAGAGTTAATCGATGAAGCTCACATCGGTGGGGCTAACACACGCGCATTCGCCGAAAACGTCGATGTTCCAACCAAGTGCCACAGTCAAAATGCGGACCCGGAGCAGGTTCTAACTGAACTGTTCACCGATGGCCGACCGGTCATCCTCATGGGTAACACGGTGGACGGATTTATGCGTGAGATGCAGGCGTCGATTGAACAACGAGTGAAAGAGAAAAGACAGGCTGCCTCGGCAAGCGAAGCTGTTGACATTTCTGAACAGGGGAGCGCGGAAGCGACTAAACCAAAAGATCACGAATAA
- a CDS encoding transposase, whose amino-acid sequence MYDHTSLTGLESDVRIVSGAWFTHHEHISVEQFVSELPLAYFQFEAHDCYEDPTHYEMDTLFRVFVLKELHGWEHETALYEYLESHPVLCERLGLETVPDQSTLWRSWHTRFTNALRNTVQKSARTILIKAQNADVTVPREPEQILPARGDDVDEAVPDDRAILSTSQSLLVETSAC is encoded by the coding sequence TTGTACGACCACACCTCACTTACCGGATTAGAGTCGGATGTCCGGATCGTCTCAGGAGCTTGGTTCACGCACCATGAGCACATCTCTGTTGAGCAGTTCGTCTCCGAACTTCCGCTGGCCTACTTCCAATTCGAGGCCCACGACTGCTACGAGGATCCGACACACTACGAGATGGACACCCTGTTTCGCGTGTTCGTTCTGAAAGAACTTCACGGATGGGAGCACGAAACAGCACTCTACGAGTACCTCGAAAGTCATCCGGTACTTTGCGAGCGGCTTGGGCTGGAGACAGTGCCTGACCAATCGACACTCTGGCGCAGTTGGCACACGCGCTTCACGAATGCTCTTCGGAATACGGTCCAGAAATCGGCTCGAACGATTCTCATCAAAGCGCAGAACGCCGACGTCACCGTCCCCCGCGAACCGGAGCAGATCCTCCCGGCTCGTGGCGATGACGTGGACGAAGCGGTTCCAGACGATCGAGCCATTCTCAGTACATCACAAAGCCTGTTAGTTGAGACGTCTGCTTGCTGA